From the Thermoanaerobaculia bacterium genome, one window contains:
- a CDS encoding ABC transporter substrate-binding protein has product MSRPTALFAALFAGSALLASACGAPPGAPGAAAPAAAPGAAAGAAGGRIAVMSPSAAETLVALGVAPRIVAVGDFVDWPPELARLPKIGAFDAPNAERLVELGVTQLFTAASEAGRGEHARLVGLGIEVVALETSTFAGTLAAIAEAGRRVDRANEARQLLDRIAARIAEVRQRAATVPRRRVLVAVGHDPLFVAGPGSHLDELVTIAGGENVAHDAASPYPMIALEAILVRAPEVIVDSADNRPGHSRGMQAGFWAAWPFLPAVAESRVAVVDPWQLLVPGPRLADMAELMGRLVHPEVFGATRPEDFGGAPRPAEDAGR; this is encoded by the coding sequence CGCCCGCCGCAGCTCCCGGCGCCGCGGCGGGCGCCGCCGGCGGGCGCATCGCGGTGATGTCGCCTTCGGCGGCGGAGACGCTGGTCGCGCTCGGCGTCGCGCCCCGCATCGTCGCGGTGGGCGACTTCGTCGACTGGCCGCCCGAGCTCGCACGGCTGCCGAAGATCGGGGCGTTCGACGCGCCGAACGCCGAGCGCCTCGTCGAGCTCGGGGTGACGCAGCTGTTCACCGCGGCGAGCGAGGCCGGCCGTGGCGAGCACGCCCGGCTCGTCGGGCTGGGGATCGAGGTCGTCGCCTTGGAAACTTCGACCTTCGCCGGCACCCTGGCGGCGATCGCCGAGGCCGGGCGCCGGGTCGACCGCGCCAACGAAGCCCGCCAGCTTCTCGATCGCATCGCGGCGCGGATCGCCGAGGTCCGCCAGCGGGCGGCCACCGTCCCGCGGCGCCGCGTCCTCGTCGCGGTCGGGCACGACCCGCTCTTCGTTGCCGGCCCGGGCTCGCATCTCGACGAGCTGGTGACCATCGCCGGCGGCGAGAACGTCGCGCACGATGCCGCGTCGCCTTATCCCATGATCGCCCTCGAGGCGATACTGGTGCGCGCCCCGGAGGTCATCGTCGACAGCGCCGACAACCGGCCGGGGCATTCGCGCGGCATGCAGGCCGGGTTCTGGGCCGCTTGGCCGTTCCTGCCGGCGGTGGCCGAGAGTCGTGTTGCCGTCGTCGATCCGTGGCAGCTGCTGGTGCCCGGCCCGCGGCTCGCCGACATGGCCGAGCTCATGGGTCGCCTCGTCCATCCCGAGGTCTTCGGTGCGACGCGACCCGAGGACTTCGGCGGCGCCCCCCGTCCGGCCGAGGACGCGGGTCGATGA